A segment of the Fusarium musae strain F31 chromosome 2, whole genome shotgun sequence genome:
TGTCATACTTTTGGTATATAATTTTGCTCATAAGCTTATGGTCTTCATAGCAAGTGACGAGACTCAGAGAAAGAGAACCGAAATGACGGTATCGAACTAAGTTCCACCACCCACCTGCCCTCGTACGCATCATTCTGTCAATATTCATCAATGAGTACCTCCGTGTGTAGCTGCTTGTGGAGGGGCAAGGTGTTGGTGATCGTCCCCTGCTGGTTTCTGTACACCAGTTTTATGAGGTCCCTCACCCGGACTGGCGTTCGGATCCTGGACTGTTGTTCCAGAAAGATCTGCTTGGGCTATCCGGCCATCCTGCACTTCGAGCTGATCCTGAAGAACAGCCCCAGGCTGTTCAGCAACTTGAATCCTTTTATCCTTTGCCAATATTGCTTTCACTAGACCGCGCATTCCTTCAACTATCACATCTTGCCGGTCCCAAGCCAAGAAACCTGGAGTTCCAGGGGCTCGGTTGAGGTGCACGACGTGGTATTCCCTGTTAGCCCAGCCAGGGCAAGAGTACATGGTCTTTGCAGGACGTGGGAGTGTTCGTTGCTGCTCAGCCTGATCCTCGTCTCCAGTGAAAACGGTAATGGCAACCTTGGGTTTCTTTGtcgtcttcttttcctccacaGGCTCGATCTCTGACGCGCATTGAGCCCAGAATCGCAGAGCAGCCTCAGGGCCAGGTAGCCATATGAGACAGGTGAGAGTGATGATGTCTTTAGGTGTAAGTTCCTTCTTGGGACCAAGAGTCCGGAGCAGTTTCAGCACATAGAGGAGGAGGCCTGTCGGAGAGTCACACAGCGCATATGACGGCGTGTTTGGTTCAAAGTCACTGCGGCTATGCTGACCCAGGTTAACAGCCGACTTCTTGCTTAACTGCGGCGTCTCCTGCTTCTGTATAGCCGAGAGGTCGTCCTTGGAGTAGCCCAGAATTGAAGAGCCAAAGAGTCGAGCAAGTTTCCATTTTAACCACTCACTGGCCGAGCCCGAAAGTGTAGGGCATGTCAGAGGAGGTGCAATAAAATGAAACCCCAGACATGATTCTGAATAGTGAATTGAAAGGTGCCGGGCCAGTCTCCAATCAATAGCAGCTGGGGAAATTGAAGCAGAGCCGGCGTTACTTCCAACGTAATGTTCGTATGAtaatctcttcatcaagctgTCCAGTAGCTGAGCTGTTGTAGAAACAGGAGGTGCATTAGAAGGAAGAGCATCGCTGAAGCCCAGGCCAGGCAAGGCCGGAATCACAACATGGAACGGCTGGTTTGTACCAGCATCTTCAGGATCACTCAATGGCTGAACCAGGTGACCTAGCGACAGGTTGGTCAAAGGAAATGGAGGTATTAAGAGCAAAGGAACAGCGTTAGCATGAGGAGAGCGGGCATGAATAAAATGAAGCCGGACTGGCGTTGATGAAGTGGAAGTTTGAAAACTTGTTCTGAACTGGGCAAGAGTTTGGTTCAGCTCTTCTTCGTGATTCTGCCATGAGAATGATTCTTGCCTAGGTACTATACGTGAGCCTCGCCATGCGCAGCTCTCTCACAGAACCACTTACCAAAAGTCAACAAGAGACTCAACTTGAGGTTTTGGCTCCCACCAATCTTTTGAACGAGGTTCATGAGGCAACCGGGTAAGCTCTAGTTTCTGTCGCGTGATATCAAGGTACTTGCTTGATACCTGTAAAAAAGTGAATGGTTAGTAGCTCCTCGATCGGATGATATCTCTCGTTGAGGTACTGACACGGATACGATAAGGCTGTACCTCATCGCCGAAGTCTCCGGGTTGCTGTTGAGACATGCTCTAGTGTTGTATCAGCAGATTCAGTtctgcttgagcttgactttgataTGATGTAAGATGCCCTAGCTCCAGTACTGACCAAATGAAGCAGAGCGAAATTGAATAGCGTAGCAAAGGGACACTTGGAGACAGGTGAGAACCGAGAAATTAAAAAATGTGACCGACTGCGAGTTGCAACAATAAGCTGAGTTGCTTTCGTGTTAAACCGTAACCCGGCCAAAAAACCAACAGGACCTGGACCCTTACAACCCACCCTTCATTCAACAAGACCCTTGTCGCGATAGCTGCTAGAATTAAGGGACCTTGGGACGTGGCTGATGACTATTGTGGCTTTAGCGTATGGGGATCACGGCACAAATGGTCCGGGGCAGCTTATGATTGGCAGTGAAAGTGAAGCTCCCCGGTCGGTGGTGGCGGTGCGTACGAGTCCCCTTGCACCCTTCGGAAATGATCACTCCAGGCATTAGACGTGGCTTTGCTGGCTTAAATCACGTTGTTTGCCTACTTCTGCCAACTTTTGCTTTTGAAAACAAGGAATCCAATCGGTGTGGAACTGGAGGGTGTAGGGTGTTTCCTGGATCCTGTTGGCTGTGGCTGGTCCTGAGTCAAATTAGCCACCTCCATCTCGACGCGCCACATGTTAGCTACTGCGCCAGTAGTCAAAACTTGAAACACcagctgatgagatgaggacgAACAGCGCATGTGATTATGTGCATAGTAGAAAACAGCATGAACTGAGCCGCTCTGATGCAAATGCGAGTTTTTGATTGACTCCAGTCCATACCCAAACGCCTGTTTCTATACTACCACGCCAATTCGCTTTCCATGCACCATTCGTTCTCTTATCCTACACGATGAACACTGTTGGAATCAACAGTGGCAGATCGTGAAACAATAGCCTCATGCTAGCAGCTGCTTAGCTTTAGGACCCAGCGCTCTCTCTTCAAGGAGAAGTTGCCAAATAGTGCAGAAAGTTCTAATTGCTCAAATAAGGGATTGAGCAAGCGCCCCCATTGAACTCTCCGTGTATCCTCCTCAATTGTTTCGCTGTGGTGGCTGGCTGTTTCCCTGCGGCCCGCCCCGGAGGTTGATCTGCCCTATCCGCGAGACAATGTTGCTACCTACAGCGTCAACAGCACCTCGAGGGGATGTTAGTGTTGGGCCCTCTGGGGCAGTCTCTTGGACCCTAAAAAGCTTGATAGCGGTGCCATTCCATATGCCCATGGTTCCTCTGGAAACTTGCATCTCGGTTGTAAAGATAACCCCCCATAGCAGAGACTCATACCAACCCAACGCGAGCTGGGACCATTCAAAAGAATGTACACGGGGAGCCGATGGCTCAATGCCAACAACATGGACACATGAAATTCGTCGCAGCGTTTCTGGTGTTGGCATATCGGCTGTCAACTCTTGTCGCGGCAAGAGGGCAGACACCTGTTGAATGACTGCCAGGATTGTGTGGAGAGGCAGTTCGAGCAGCCAGCTGTCGATCCAGTGGGCCGAAGGCTCAAATGCCCCTGCCTGTGATTGTCCTGTTATTGAGCGCCCGCCTAggctggtggtgctgttTTGCCGCGAGAAGGTGGGAACACCCGCTGGCATCTTGCCACGAGCCTTCTCGGACATCCCTCGCAATTGAGTTGGGACGGCATCCTCAACGTTGGGGGTCGATGACCTCCGGGACGGGGCTTCACTTGACGTTGACCGTGCAGGAGTCTCTTGCTGTTCCTCGTCGTCactatcatcgtcatcgtcatcgtcgtcatcgtcatcgtctccAATCGCGAAGGCACCGTCTTCAGGAACCTCTTCCAATGACGAGTGCCGTGGCTGGGCGCTGTTTGGACTCCTCAAGCTGTCAACTGAGCTGCGCACAGATGCAGCATCAAATGGATCAAAATGGTGTCCAGAatcctttcttcttctgtttcttctctCAATTTCCTCTTGGCCACTCTCCAGGGTGAATGAGCGCAAGGCTTCAACCCTCTTCTTGTTTTTGAGGATAGTAAATACTAACTCAGGATTCTTTTGGTATTTATTCTCCAGTATCGAGCTAATGGATTCCAGCAATGAGTGGAGCAGAGCGTGATTAGTCTCATTTGCAAGTAAAAACGAGGGCGAGGACATAGAAGAGAACAGCTGCATCAGTTTTGAGCTGCTAGTGCTGCTCAGCCCCTCAAGATAAGGTGCGATGTTATTAATCACCGCCAACAGAGCTGGGTATATCGCCGATAGCTTCCCTTGACTTGTCGTGATCAGATTGTAGATTGAGTGGATAAGAAAATCCGCATAGGTCCCTCGGAATCCCGGTACACGAATAGACATTGGTAGACTCTCCTGCCCCTCGAAATACTTGTTCAAGTTGACGCCAAAGTTAGTCTCCACGCTTAGAGTCTGGAGCAAGAAAGCGCACATGCGCACAACTCCTTGCTTGGTAGCATCATTCTTATACTCAAGAGCATAGAACAGGGCTAGGACAACAAAATCATGCGCTCTTTCGGTGTCCACGATGAAAGATCGAAACCTTTTGTTGCATTGAAGGATCTCCCAGAATAACATTAGTATTTCAGGGGCAAAGTGGCCAGATGACTGAGAACCTGGAAGATATGAAGTCTTCTCTTGAAGCGGCTGGTTTAGAATTCGAGTCATCCCGTCCACAATAAACTGAAAATCTTGGGGCCGGTGGAGTCGGCCTAAAAAGTGACGATAAGAGTGTTTAGGCGATGGGTTCTCTGGGTTCTCGGGAATAGGGTACAACAAGAGCACCAAGAGGAACTGTAGTGAGTATGTCACAAGCATttgcttgccatccttgaatACAAGAGTGTTATAAGGTACGCGCCACGTAGCAGGGTTGTATTTCAACGTCTATAAGTGAAGTTAGCATCAGCACCTCGAAGCCGAGAGATCCCAGGTGGACCAACTGTGTTGAGTAGGGAACATAGCACCGAGAGCACGACTTGCTTGTCTGGACAAGCGCATAAGTGTGTTAACGTCCGTACGCCGTTCTGTGGCAGGACACCAGCAGTCATGTACAGGCTCTGGCCAGAAAGCGTCAAGAGAAGTCGCAGAATCTCTGATCGATTACTTTCATATTCTTTTGTTGTTGCAACAGCTGTGTTGCAACCCACCCCACTCTGCCAAATCGCATAGCTAACTTTCGGTCGGCCATTGGGTTGTCGTGGTAAAGTAAGATCAGAAAAAAATAGCAGATCGACCAGCGTGTCCACCAGCTCTTCGGCGAGTGGCTTGACCTCCTCGAATTCGGCAGTTTGCGTCTTGCGCTCGGCCTCCTGGGCTTCGTCAAAGAGGATCTCGTTGGCGATCGCACCGTGCCGAGTGCGTTTCCTTCGTTGAGCCCAGAAGAATTGTTGCTCCCAGTCACTGAGAGATTCCTTTTCGTATAAGTAAGGCAAGACACGTGTGAGTACTCGGATACAGTTCAGGGCCTCGCGTTCTGGAGCAAGTTCAGGATCAGGGAAAGATGGGTGATGACGTAGTATGAATAGACGAGAAGTGATGGCTAGGATAAGGGTTTCTAGGTTTTCGAGTGCTCGATCCCGAGTTCTTCGAATATCGGCAGGTGTGAATAAACTAAAGACATCCTCAGAAGACTCAGGAAGCTCCCAAAACTGCGTGATATCATGTCAGTAAACGAGTTATCCATGGAAAGGTAAAGTAGGACTTTGGGTGGAGCAGACGAACAGAGGTCCAGTATGCATCATCCGCTGGGATATGCCGTTCTTCTGATAAACGAAAAATGCCCCGTTTGAAAACGAGCTTCGAATCACTCGCGCCCATTGTTATCGCATGAGAAGATGCGGCGAGAGTCTCTGCGGTGGGTGTCCTCTCGAACCTTTAACGTTTGGAAGGCTCCGGAAATGACGAAGTGCTGGGGCTAATggttaaggtaggtagtaggCAGGTGCATGCAATGGATCCTccaaggtaggtaccttagtgaTTGACCAATCACGTGTCATACCATGCATTGTCCGACCCGACATTATACCGGAGCCGTTGATGATTCAATATTTTTTTTCTGGATCAGCGTCACTTGCGAAGTCCTTCCATCTTTGGTTTTGGCCATCTTTCTCCAAAGTTGATCGACTTCGTCAAAGACGCCCCGATGCTTCGACTACGGCGTGGGATACCCCCAGCGGCCACGTTTGCACATATCTGCCGGCCCCATCTACGATGCCCGCGACAATGTTCACCCCTCCGGTTATTTGCGACAGAGACTAGCCCAGACGACACTTCAATTCCCACGCCGAAACCCACCCCTGTTTCCGAAGATGCACTCAATTCAAAGAAGAACGCCTCGGAAAAGACAGGAAAGGGAGCGAAAGTCAcggaaaggaaaaaagaggaCAAAAAGAGAAGAGCTGCTCGTCTTGAAGTGAAAGGATCTACAGAGGGGACTACTGAAACCGATATCAGCGATGCATTGGCTGTGGCTAAGAGAGTCTATGGCATCGACAAgtcgaagaaaaggaagaaaactAAGGGGTCCAAGTCAAGTAGTCCAAGCGAACAACAGAGGACTGATAAAGCCGACTCATCAGAGGCCAGCTCTGGGGCAGTTGATCAGCAGACTGGTGCCTGGGCATCACTCAAAGAGAAGTTACAACAAGAGCTGGCTACAGAACCTTCGAAACCCCAGAACGCCCCCCAAGAAGATCATACCACTCCCTCCCCCGAACCGGATCAGCATACCATAGCAAATAGTCATGAGACAGAGCCCAGTACAGCAGCTCCAccatcgaagaagaagaagccgaagGCTGTCAAAaggcagaagaaggctttgCCTCCAGTTTACACCATCATGCCCCAACACCTCAAGCTGAAAGCAGTTGAAGAGGCATCCAGGAGAAGCGTCCCCACGCTAGCCCATCAGCTCGACAAGGTTCTTTTCAATGGCGGACCCTACCAGCTTCAAGATCAGCGGACCCGAGTTTACAACTTTGACCCATACCTTGCTTCAATCATGCCcgttgatgagtttgattTCGACGCTCTGAAAGAGTATGTGACATCCTCCAAGGACAGTCGGTTGACAGACTTGTGTGCCAAATATAAGAAGAAGTACTGCGGTTCAACATCTAGTATGACGGCCATGCTCTCCCAATTCCACTTTCTTCTCTCAGCGTGGAGGCCCTTAAGTTTCAGACACTTGTCCCGCTCTTTCAAGGTCGAGTATGATACGTTCACCGCGCTGACCAGAGGTCCTGCTGCCGCATTCGCCCGTTATAAAGATGGTGTGTATGCTATTGACGCCGACAAAGAATTTGACACAGCCAACGTTCTGAGCATGCTCGGGAAATCAATGGAAAAGcttctcactctcaacaaACCCCACTTCGAAAAGTACCGGAGAAGCCGTTCGCATGAATTATCCGAAGAGGAGAAAAATGCCGACGAAGCATTCCATTTCTCCACGCTGGGTGATTTTATGATGCGATCACAGCTGGATGCTTATGATCCACGACTTCCAGGAACAGGCATGTTTGATCTGAAAACCCGTGCAGTAGTTTCCATCCGCATGGATGTAGACGGCTATCAAAAAGGCGTTGGATATGAGATTCGTAGCCGTTTCGGTACTTGGGAGTCTTTCGAACGTGAGTACTACGACATGATCAGAGCGGCGTTCCTCAAGTATTCTTTGCAAGTGCGCATGGGCCGAATGGATGGTATATTCGTTGCTTTCCATAACACACAACGAATATTTGGTTTCCAGTATATTAGCCTCGAGGAAATGGACGAGGCTCTTCATGGAACTGCGAACCGCAGTGTGGGAAACGAGGAGTTTAAAGTCAGTGTCAAACTCTTGAACGATCTTTTGGACAGAGCTACGAAGCGTTTCCCTAAGAAGTCACTTCGCTTACACATCGAGACTCGGCCAACAAACCCCCCCTTGACTTATTTTTTTGCCGAGCCTGTcagcgatgaagagatgCAAAAAACCCAGGAGAAGGGGAGTGAAGCCGTGGCTATGTTTAAAGACAACATGTTGCGTATTCCACCGGATGAAGAGAACAGCCGAATGAGTGACGAAGCCGAGCCCCAGACTAAGAAAGATACTCAAAAGTTATCATCGACCGAAAGACAGAAATCgtgggatgagatgatggccAAGGTCGACCAAACTGTGGAGGATGACGCCGCCGGCTTGGATAGTGTGCGAGAAGCTATCGAACAAGCTCTTGAGCAAAGTGGTTTGCTGACTGGGAAGCCTGAGCTGGAGAGAGAAACCTACATCAACGAACTTGTCCAGGCTTTGACCGAAGAGTTGAAGGACAACAAGGAAGCAGCCAGTGAACTTGAAGACACAACTCAACAGGGTTCAGCAGAAGACGACGCACTGAATACAAGTGAAGCCTCTTCCGAAACTGAGGATGCACTGCCCCCATCCTTCGAGGCATCTGAAGGCGACAATTCCAATAATGACATGGATTCTAAAGATGTGGAATACTCTGGTAAAGAGACACAGTCTGGCCTCACTGAAGCCGTTGAGACTAGggctgaggatgaagggCCTAGTTCCATACTTAGCGACGCTGTCGATGGAAAAGACATCTCATTAAACAGCGACGACTCAGCAGATGCTACTCTCAAGGACCTTATCATCAAGTTTGCCCAAGGCGTTGACAACAACCAGAGCAATCTGGGGACATTTGAGCGAGTTTTGTCGGAATTGGTGCGAGATCAGAAGGAGCCGATTAGCGAGGTTGATGAAAGCAACACAGCTACCATTGACGTTTCTTCAGCAGAATCTGTTCAGACCTGTGGAGCAGACAAGCCTTCACTgacagaagaagcaagatcCGACGAAGAAAGTGAGAGCATGCCAAAGAAGGATATTCTCGGTTTGTATGTCACAGTCCGCAACATGGTCGACGGCGAGGTCGTGGAACGTATCTCCTGCTCCGACCATGAGGAACCAATCAACTGGAAAGTGGAATACACAGTCGTGGAGCTTCAATCAGACAGAGCGCGTAAGATTTTGAAGGAACTCAAGAAGCGCAGGAAGAAGGCGCTTGTATCAACCCCTGAGGATCGCGAGAGGGAATGGCACAGAATGTGGGGAGGAACATTACCGGAACGCACAGAAGCTGGGAGGAAGTACAGAGACTCGGTCATGCAGAGGGAGAAACAGACAGGGGTTAAGCTTGCATGGGAAGCTGACGCAAGAAATAAGACCAACATGAACAAGCGGAAAGAGGCGCATTTGCGTCAGAAGGGCTCGGAAAAGAAAGGTCGGTCGAAggggaagacgaagacgaagaaggaggaaaagaCATCTCCGATAAAGGAGTAGCACAGGCCAGCTGCAAAAAGAGGAATGCTATGGATATCCAAAAGCCTGCTTGAATTGGAGCGAGGTGCTCCTTGTATCATTATCTATGGCGCAGATGTataactcatcatcatcggtcTTGTATATTACATTTTTCTGGTTTTAAGGCATGAAAAGAGCTGTACGAAATAGATGTATGTATGGATATGAATAAGAAATAATCACGCACCTACTGTGTACGTTGCTCCTCTGCCAACCTCCTTGATGGACGGGATTTGAGATCGCTGCTGGAGACGAGACATGGGCCAGCCAGTGGTGACGTTTTCCTCTGTCAACCTTCGTGCATTATGCACTCCTGTGATTGCTTTAATTGGGTCATGTGGCTGTTATAGTGGTGACACTAAGCCGATTTTGGAGATGATTTGTCTAAGATGGCAGTAAGTTGATGGTCTCTCGAGCTCACTAAACAAGTTCAATCCATACCTTGTTCTCTATTTCGCCATTACTGAGATCAACAGttttctcctttctttcGCTTCGACAAATATGCGCT
Coding sequences within it:
- a CDS encoding hypothetical protein (EggNog:ENOG41~MEROPS:MER0000432), producing MNLVQKIGGSQNLKLSLLLTFGHLVQPLSDPEDAGTNQPFHVVIPALPGLGFSDALPSNAPPVSTTAQLLDSLMKRLSYEHYVGSNAGSASISPAAIDWRLARHLSIHYSESCLGFHFIAPPLTCPTLSGSASEWLKWKLARLFGSSILGYSKDDLSAIQKQETPQLSKKSAVNLGQHSRSDFEPNTPSYALCDSPTGLLLYVLKLLRTLGPKKELTPKDIITLTCLIWLPGPEAALRFWAQCASEIEPVEEKKTTKKPKVAITVFTGDEDQAEQQRTLPRPAKTMYSCPGWANREYHVVHLNRAPGTPGFLAWDRQDVIVEGMRGLVKAILAKDKRIQVAEQPGAVLQDQLEVQDGRIAQADLSGTTVQDPNASPGEGPHKTGVQKPAGDDHQHLAPPQAATHGGTH
- a CDS encoding hypothetical protein (BUSCO:EOG09260JDM), which codes for MLRLRRGIPPAATFAHICRPHLRCPRQCSPLRLFATETSPDDTSIPTPKPTPVSEDALNSKKNASEKTGKGAKVTERKKEDKKRRAARLEVKGSTEGTTETDISDALAVAKRVYGIDKSKKRKKTKGSKSSSPSEQQRTDKADSSEASSGAVDQQTGAWASLKEKLQQELATEPSKPQNAPQEDHTTPSPEPDQHTIANSHETEPSTAAPPSKKKKPKAVKRQKKALPPVYTIMPQHLKLKAVEEASRRSVPTLAHQLDKVLFNGGPYQLQDQRTRVYNFDPYLASIMPVDEFDFDALKEYVTSSKDSRLTDLCAKYKKKYCGSTSSMTAMLSQFHFLLSAWRPLSFRHLSRSFKVEYDTFTALTRGPAAAFARYKDGVYAIDADKEFDTANVLSMLGKSMEKLLTLNKPHFEKYRRSRSHELSEEEKNADEAFHFSTLGDFMMRSQLDAYDPRLPGTGMFDLKTRAVVSIRMDVDGYQKGVGYEIRSRFGTWESFEREYYDMIRAAFLKYSLQVRMGRMDGIFVAFHNTQRIFGFQYISLEEMDEALHGTANRSVGNEEFKVSVKLLNDLLDRATKRFPKKSLRLHIETRPTNPPLTYFFAEPVSDEEMQKTQEKGSEAVAMFKDNMLRIPPDEENSRMSDEAEPQTKKDTQKLSSTERQKSWDEMMAKVDQTVEDDAAGLDSVREAIEQALEQSGLLTGKPELERETYINELVQALTEELKDNKEAASELEDTTQQGSAEDDALNTSEASSETEDALPPSFEASEGDNSNNDMDSKDVEYSGKETQSGLTEAVETRAEDEGPSSILSDAVDGKDISLNSDDSADATLKDLIIKFAQGVDNNQSNLGTFERVLSELVRDQKEPISEVDESNTATIDVSSAESVQTCGADKPSLTEEARSDEESESMPKKDILGLYVTVRNMVDGEVVERISCSDHEEPINWKVEYTVVELQSDRARKILKELKKRRKKALVSTPEDREREWHRMWGGTLPERTEAGRKYRDSVMQREKQTGVKLAWEADARNKTNMNKRKEAHLRQKGSEKKGRSKGKTKTKKEEKTSPIKE